In the Arthrobacter zhaoxinii genome, one interval contains:
- a CDS encoding NAD(P)/FAD-dependent oxidoreductase: MQTDVLVIGAGQAGLSAAYHLHRRSLPPGPGFTVLDANPGPGGAWRHRWDSLTFGAAHALHDLPGMPLGTPDPAEPASAVVTRYYGRYEREFGLDVVRPVAVSAVAEGSGGRLAVRAADGREWQARVVINATGTWDRPYWPYYPGRESFRGRQLHTRDFRSVADFAGQKVLVVGGGTSAVQFLLQLHRAGVETLWSTRRPPEFTLRPFDAEWGRAVEAKVSARTRAGLPPLSVVSATGLPLTEEYRRGIEDAVLVSRGPIGRLTETGVVFADGSDESVDTVLWATGFRAALDHLAPLRLREPGGGIRMDGVRVVREPRLLLVGYGESSSTLGATRAGRAAALEAVQQVATGVLPTQRP, from the coding sequence GTGCAAACGGACGTACTGGTGATCGGAGCCGGCCAGGCCGGCCTCAGCGCCGCCTACCATCTGCACCGCCGGAGCCTGCCGCCGGGCCCCGGGTTCACCGTGCTGGACGCTAACCCCGGCCCGGGCGGGGCCTGGCGGCACCGCTGGGATTCGCTCACTTTCGGTGCAGCACATGCCCTGCACGACCTCCCCGGCATGCCGCTGGGCACTCCCGACCCCGCCGAACCGGCCTCCGCCGTCGTCACCCGGTATTACGGACGCTATGAACGCGAGTTCGGGCTCGACGTCGTCCGCCCCGTTGCCGTGTCCGCCGTGGCCGAGGGCAGCGGCGGACGACTGGCGGTCCGCGCGGCGGACGGACGCGAGTGGCAGGCCCGGGTGGTCATCAACGCCACCGGCACGTGGGACCGGCCCTATTGGCCCTATTACCCCGGGCGGGAATCCTTCCGCGGCCGGCAGCTGCACACCCGGGACTTCCGCAGCGTGGCGGACTTCGCCGGACAGAAGGTCCTGGTGGTCGGCGGCGGCACGTCGGCCGTACAGTTCCTGCTGCAGCTGCACCGGGCCGGCGTCGAAACGCTCTGGTCCACCCGCCGGCCCCCGGAGTTCACGCTGCGCCCGTTCGACGCCGAGTGGGGACGGGCCGTGGAAGCGAAGGTCAGCGCACGGACCCGTGCCGGGCTGCCGCCGCTGAGCGTCGTCTCAGCCACGGGGCTGCCGCTGACCGAGGAGTACCGCCGCGGTATTGAGGACGCGGTGCTGGTATCCCGCGGACCGATCGGCCGCCTGACCGAAACCGGTGTTGTCTTCGCGGACGGGTCCGATGAATCCGTGGACACGGTCCTGTGGGCCACCGGATTCCGCGCCGCCCTGGACCATCTGGCGCCGCTTCGCCTGCGTGAACCCGGCGGCGGGATCCGGATGGACGGCGTACGGGTGGTGCGTGAGCCCCGCCTGCTGCTGGTGGGCTACGGGGAATCCTCCTCCACGCTGGGGGCAACCCGCGCCGGCCGGGCCGCAGCGCTCGAGGCCGTGCAGCAGGTGGCTACCGGGGTTCTTCCCACTCAAAGGCCGTAA
- a CDS encoding phage holin family protein, with protein MSTELPPTPAQAKAESTSLGDLLSQVTQDMSTLMRQEVELAKVELKQSGTRAGKGAGMFGGAAVAGYFVLLFLSVALWYALGTTAIGFGWSAVIVAVLWAIVAAVLASRGRKEMKKIKGMPQTAETLQEIPQTMKPSEETR; from the coding sequence ATGAGTACCGAACTCCCTCCCACCCCCGCGCAGGCTAAGGCGGAGTCCACGTCCCTGGGCGATCTGCTCAGCCAGGTAACGCAGGACATGTCCACCCTGATGCGTCAGGAAGTGGAGCTGGCGAAGGTAGAGCTGAAGCAGTCGGGGACCCGTGCGGGCAAGGGCGCCGGAATGTTCGGCGGAGCAGCCGTCGCAGGGTACTTTGTACTGCTCTTCCTGTCAGTCGCCCTCTGGTATGCACTGGGCACGACGGCGATCGGCTTCGGCTGGTCCGCTGTCATCGTGGCCGTTCTCTGGGCCATTGTTGCCGCCGTGCTGGCCTCCCGCGGGCGCAAGGAAATGAAGAAGATCAAGGGCATGCCGCAGACGGCCGAAACGCTGCAGGAGATCCCCCAGACGATGAAACCAAGCGAGGAAACACGATGA
- a CDS encoding bile acid:sodium symporter family protein: MSNSTKAQPAAKTAEERSARIAVTVFPLLIVAGGAVALFFPQPFTGLSGYINPGLMLIMFGMGLTLTLPDFALVIRQPLPVLLGVVAQYMIMPLLGFGIAWALQLSPELAAGVILVGCAPGGTASNVVTYLARGNVALSVAMTSVSTLLAPLLTPLLALWLAGRYMAVDAGSMAWSIVQIVLIPVVLGLVIRSLVPRLVDRVLPVLPWISVVAITFVVIAVVSGSAEAIFTAGWLILLAVVLHNGLGLGLGYGAAKLFRQPIASRRTMAIEVGMQNSGLAAGLAKQYFAPEAALPAAVFSIWHNVSGALMAAIWQRRPSS; encoded by the coding sequence ATGTCGAACTCCACCAAAGCGCAGCCCGCCGCGAAGACGGCCGAAGAGCGAAGCGCCCGCATAGCGGTGACCGTATTTCCGCTGCTGATTGTCGCCGGGGGAGCGGTGGCCCTGTTCTTCCCGCAGCCCTTCACCGGCCTGTCCGGATACATCAACCCCGGCCTCATGCTCATCATGTTCGGTATGGGCCTCACCCTGACCCTGCCGGACTTCGCGTTGGTGATCCGGCAGCCGCTGCCCGTCCTGCTGGGGGTCGTGGCGCAGTACATGATCATGCCGCTGCTGGGCTTCGGGATTGCCTGGGCGCTTCAGCTGAGCCCTGAACTCGCAGCCGGCGTGATCCTGGTCGGCTGCGCGCCCGGGGGCACGGCGTCGAACGTAGTCACCTACCTGGCGCGCGGCAACGTGGCCCTCTCGGTCGCGATGACGTCGGTTTCCACGCTCCTGGCGCCCCTGCTGACCCCGCTGCTCGCCCTGTGGCTGGCCGGCCGGTACATGGCAGTCGACGCCGGGTCCATGGCCTGGTCCATTGTGCAGATCGTTCTCATTCCGGTGGTCCTGGGGCTGGTTATCCGCTCCCTGGTGCCGCGGCTGGTGGACCGGGTCCTGCCGGTCCTGCCCTGGATCTCGGTTGTGGCCATCACGTTCGTGGTCATTGCCGTGGTGTCGGGAAGCGCCGAGGCCATCTTCACCGCCGGCTGGCTGATCCTGCTGGCAGTGGTGCTGCACAACGGTCTCGGCTTGGGGCTGGGCTACGGTGCCGCGAAGCTGTTCCGCCAGCCGATAGCCTCACGGCGGACGATGGCGATTGAGGTAGGTATGCAGAACTCCGGACTGGCAGCGGGACTGGCCAAGCAGTACTTTGCCCCGGAAGCGGCCCTGCCAGCAGCGGTCTTTTCGATCTGGCACAACGTCTCGGGCGCTTTGATGGCGGCCATCTGGCAGCGCAGGCCCTCCTCCTGA
- a CDS encoding gamma carbonic anhydrase family protein, which produces MAHIIELRGKAPAVDPSVFLAPTASLIGDVTMAADSSAFYGVCVRGDSNSIRVGAGTNLQDNVVLHADPGFPTSVGERVSVGHNAVVHGCTVEDDCLIGMSATIMNGAVIGAGSLVAAGALVLEGTVVPPRSLVAGVPAKVRRSLTDDEVAGVRANAENYRQTAADHRAAVAARP; this is translated from the coding sequence ATGGCACACATTATTGAACTCCGGGGCAAGGCCCCGGCCGTTGATCCCAGCGTCTTCCTCGCCCCCACCGCCTCGCTGATCGGCGACGTCACCATGGCGGCGGACTCCAGCGCCTTCTACGGCGTCTGCGTGCGCGGCGATTCCAACAGCATCCGCGTGGGTGCCGGAACCAATCTGCAGGACAACGTGGTGCTGCACGCGGATCCCGGCTTCCCGACGTCGGTCGGTGAACGCGTCAGCGTAGGCCACAACGCCGTGGTGCACGGCTGCACCGTCGAAGACGACTGCCTGATCGGCATGAGCGCCACCATCATGAACGGCGCCGTGATCGGTGCCGGTTCCCTGGTGGCCGCCGGTGCCCTCGTCCTTGAAGGCACGGTGGTACCTCCACGTTCCCTGGTGGCAGGCGTGCCCGCGAAGGTCCGTCGAAGCCTCACCGACGACGAGGTCGCCGGGGTGCGCGCCAATGCCGAAAACTACCGGCAGACGGCCGCGGACCACCGCGCCGCCGTTGCGGCCCGGCCCTAG
- the glyA gene encoding serine hydroxymethyltransferase encodes MRTSAQEIHVRVSTQSVTNAPLIDVDPEIAAVLRDELSRQRGTLEMIASENFAPRAVLETSGSVLTNKYAEGYPGRRYYGGCEHVDIAENLAIERARTLFGAEFANVQPHSGAQANAAALAALMKPGEKLMGLNLAHGGHLTHGMKLNFSGKLYEVAAYGVDEQTYRVDMDRVREQALAERPQVIVAGWSAYPRQLDFDAFRSIADEAGAYLWTDMAHFAGLVAAGLHPSPVPMSDVVTSTVHKTLAGPRSGMILAKQEYAKKLNSAVFPGQQGGPLMHVIAAKAVAFKIAGTEEFRERQERVLEGARIIAERLNAPDVAEHGVSVLTGGTDVHLILVDLRHSALDGKQAEDLLESVGITVNRNSVPFDPRPPMVTSGLRIGTPALATRGFGAPEFTEVAEIIAAALKPAPDVEALRGRVRALADNFPLYPGQEEW; translated from the coding sequence TTGAGAACCTCTGCCCAGGAGATCCATGTGAGAGTATCCACCCAAAGCGTCACCAACGCGCCGCTTATCGATGTTGATCCCGAAATAGCGGCCGTCCTGAGAGATGAACTGTCCCGCCAGCGCGGCACCCTCGAAATGATTGCCTCGGAGAACTTCGCGCCGCGTGCGGTCCTGGAGACCTCCGGGTCGGTGCTCACAAACAAGTACGCCGAGGGTTATCCCGGCCGCCGCTACTACGGCGGCTGCGAACACGTTGATATCGCTGAGAACCTCGCCATCGAGCGGGCACGGACGCTGTTCGGTGCGGAGTTCGCCAACGTGCAGCCGCACTCGGGCGCGCAGGCCAACGCGGCGGCGCTCGCTGCCCTGATGAAACCCGGCGAGAAGCTCATGGGGCTGAACCTCGCCCACGGCGGGCACCTGACCCACGGCATGAAACTGAACTTCTCCGGCAAACTCTATGAGGTTGCCGCGTACGGCGTGGATGAGCAGACCTACCGGGTGGACATGGACCGGGTCCGCGAACAGGCGCTGGCTGAACGCCCGCAGGTTATCGTCGCCGGCTGGTCCGCCTACCCGCGGCAGCTGGACTTTGACGCCTTCCGTTCGATTGCCGACGAAGCGGGTGCCTACCTCTGGACGGACATGGCGCATTTCGCCGGCCTGGTGGCCGCGGGACTGCACCCGAGCCCGGTGCCGATGTCCGACGTCGTCACCTCCACCGTGCACAAGACCCTCGCCGGACCGCGCTCGGGAATGATCCTCGCCAAGCAGGAGTACGCGAAGAAGCTGAACTCTGCCGTCTTCCCCGGCCAGCAGGGCGGCCCGCTGATGCACGTGATTGCCGCGAAGGCCGTGGCGTTCAAGATCGCCGGGACCGAAGAATTCCGGGAACGGCAGGAGCGCGTGCTCGAGGGGGCGCGGATCATTGCCGAGCGCCTGAACGCGCCCGACGTCGCTGAGCACGGCGTTTCGGTGCTCACCGGCGGCACGGACGTGCACCTGATCCTGGTGGACCTGCGGCACTCCGCCCTGGACGGAAAGCAGGCGGAGGACCTGCTCGAGTCCGTGGGCATCACGGTGAACCGCAACTCCGTACCCTTCGACCCGCGGCCGCCCATGGTTACGTCCGGCCTGCGGATCGGCACCCCGGCGCTCGCGACCCGCGGCTTCGGCGCCCCGGAATTCACCGAGGTTGCCGAAATCATCGCCGCCGCACTGAAACCCGCTCCCGACGTCGAGGCCCTGCGGGGCCGCGTACGGGCGCTGGCAGACAATTTCCCGCTTTACCCCGGACAGGAGGAATGGTAA
- the purU gene encoding formyltetrahydrofolate deformylase, translating into MTFSIPGASAAGNGYTLTLSCPDRPGIVHAVSASLVAAEGNITESAQFGSPETGSFFMRVDFRSPNSYEQVHAELAGTAAAFGMAWELHPAGRRTRTLIMASKSGHCLNDLLFQQRAGTLPIEVPAIVSNHRDLESLADFYGVPFHHIPVTPDTKGDAENRLRELMAELDIELVVLARYMQILSTDLCRDLAGRAINIHHSFLPSFKGARPYHQAHARGVKLIGATAHYVTSDLDEGPIIEQEVIRVDHARSAAQLAALGSDVEGRALSKAVQWHAQHRVLLDGRRTIVFN; encoded by the coding sequence GTGACCTTTTCGATTCCCGGGGCCTCCGCGGCCGGCAACGGCTACACCCTGACACTGTCCTGCCCTGACCGCCCGGGCATTGTCCACGCGGTCAGCGCCTCGCTGGTGGCTGCCGAAGGCAACATCACCGAGTCCGCGCAGTTCGGCAGCCCGGAGACCGGCTCCTTCTTCATGCGGGTGGACTTCAGGTCCCCGAACTCCTATGAACAGGTTCACGCCGAGCTCGCCGGCACTGCGGCAGCATTCGGCATGGCCTGGGAACTGCACCCTGCCGGCCGGCGGACCAGAACCTTGATCATGGCATCGAAGTCCGGCCACTGCCTCAATGACCTGCTCTTCCAGCAGCGTGCCGGAACGCTGCCGATAGAGGTCCCGGCCATCGTCTCGAACCACCGGGATCTGGAGTCCCTCGCGGACTTCTACGGCGTGCCGTTCCACCACATTCCGGTCACCCCGGACACCAAGGGAGATGCGGAGAACCGGCTGCGGGAGCTGATGGCGGAGCTGGACATTGAACTGGTGGTCCTGGCCCGGTACATGCAGATCCTGAGTACCGACCTCTGCCGCGACCTGGCCGGGCGCGCAATCAACATCCACCACTCCTTCCTGCCGTCCTTCAAGGGCGCCCGGCCTTATCACCAGGCCCATGCCCGCGGCGTGAAACTGATCGGCGCCACGGCGCACTACGTCACCTCCGATCTGGACGAGGGCCCCATCATCGAGCAGGAGGTCATCCGGGTGGACCACGCCCGTTCGGCCGCCCAGCTCGCCGCCCTGGGCAGCGACGTCGAGGGCCGGGCCCTGTCCAAGGCGGTGCAGTGGCATGCCCAGCACCGGGTGCTGCTGGACGGCCGGCGGACCATCGTCTTCAACTGA
- a CDS encoding bifunctional methylenetetrahydrofolate dehydrogenase/methenyltetrahydrofolate cyclohydrolase, giving the protein MEGAVTGEDTSVNLGWDVKEKTDFGTPVAAKILDGRAAAREIKEDLTERVRVLKEEHGITPGLGTVLVGDDPASHSYVGGKHKDCKQVGINSIRRDLPGDISQADLEKVIDELNEDPATTGYIVQLPLPAHIDANAILERIAPDKDADGLHPVNLGRLVLNVSEPMTSPLPCTPHGIVQLLVRNGISLNGKKVLVVGRGVTVGRPLGLLLTRRPINATVTLAHTGTADLFEHLQAADVVVAAAGFPEMIRAEELKPGAIVLDVGVTRVTDPDTGKTTLTGDVDPAAADVAGWISPNPGGVGPMTRAMLLANVVEAAERQVGILV; this is encoded by the coding sequence ATGGAGGGCGCCGTGACCGGTGAGGACACCAGCGTGAACCTCGGCTGGGACGTCAAGGAAAAGACCGATTTCGGCACTCCGGTTGCGGCGAAGATCCTGGACGGCCGTGCCGCCGCCCGGGAAATCAAGGAGGACCTGACCGAACGGGTGCGCGTGCTGAAGGAAGAGCACGGCATTACTCCGGGGCTGGGAACGGTGCTGGTGGGCGACGACCCCGCCAGCCACTCCTACGTCGGCGGCAAGCACAAGGACTGCAAGCAGGTGGGGATTAATTCCATCCGCCGGGACCTCCCCGGCGACATCAGCCAGGCAGACCTGGAAAAGGTCATCGATGAGCTGAACGAGGACCCGGCCACCACCGGCTACATTGTGCAGCTGCCGCTGCCGGCCCACATAGACGCCAACGCCATCCTGGAACGGATCGCCCCGGACAAGGACGCGGACGGACTGCACCCGGTCAACCTCGGCCGCCTGGTGCTCAACGTCAGCGAACCCATGACGTCCCCGCTGCCCTGCACACCGCACGGGATTGTGCAGCTGTTGGTCCGCAACGGGATCTCGCTGAACGGCAAGAAGGTCCTGGTGGTCGGACGCGGCGTCACCGTCGGGCGGCCGCTTGGCCTGCTCCTGACCCGCCGTCCGATCAACGCCACGGTCACCCTGGCGCACACCGGCACCGCGGACCTGTTCGAACATCTGCAGGCCGCCGACGTGGTGGTGGCGGCCGCCGGTTTCCCGGAAATGATCCGGGCCGAGGAGCTCAAGCCCGGAGCCATCGTGCTGGACGTCGGCGTCACCCGGGTCACCGACCCGGACACCGGAAAAACCACCCTGACCGGCGACGTCGACCCCGCGGCGGCCGACGTCGCGGGCTGGATCTCGCCCAACCCCGGCGGTGTGGGACCGATGACCCGGGCCATGCTGCTGGCCAACGTCGTGGAAGCAGCCGAACGGCAGGTCGGAATCCTGGTCTAG
- a CDS encoding GNAT family N-acetyltransferase produces the protein MDVMFLPFSDKDEGELIRFLTTNSFPYHRIKAPSEGLVRRLLIEGRFDGDGVRTFWVFGDNHRMGLAILEDLDTNTPVLDLRLVEKFRGRGNGVPVTKALTRKVFDDYPEAHRFAGRMREDNIGMRKTLIRAGFLKEAHHREDWPLEDGRRVATVVYAILRRDWEQGTVTAFEWEEPR, from the coding sequence ATGGATGTGATGTTCCTGCCGTTCTCCGACAAGGACGAGGGAGAGCTGATCCGTTTCCTCACGACCAACAGCTTCCCGTATCACCGCATCAAGGCCCCGTCCGAGGGTCTGGTGCGGCGCCTGCTGATCGAGGGCCGGTTCGACGGCGACGGCGTGCGTACCTTCTGGGTGTTCGGCGACAACCACCGCATGGGCCTGGCCATCCTGGAGGACCTGGACACCAACACCCCCGTGCTGGACCTGCGGTTGGTGGAGAAGTTCCGCGGGCGGGGCAACGGGGTGCCGGTAACGAAAGCGCTGACGCGGAAGGTGTTTGACGACTACCCGGAGGCGCACCGGTTCGCCGGACGCATGCGGGAGGACAACATCGGCATGCGCAAGACGCTGATCCGTGCGGGTTTCCTGAAGGAAGCCCATCACCGCGAGGACTGGCCGCTGGAGGACGGGCGACGGGTGGCCACCGTGGTTTATGCCATCCTGCGCCGCGACTGGGAGCAGGGTACGGTTACGGCCTTTGAGTGGGAAGAACCCCGGTAG
- a CDS encoding ABC transporter permease family protein — protein sequence MAANLIARSVHDLTAAAWFGGSLMGAVGLNGAAAAAKDPTERTRLSALGWKKWAPVQAGAIGLHFLAGLALVGDNKTRVSQQEGVGPLTVYKTAVTVLAAVVTLYSGILGGKVGAMAEQGSQGATEPHEGASKELKSAQRQLKILQWSIPALSGAVIVMGAQHGEMQRPANVLKGLKKK from the coding sequence TTGGCGGCAAACCTCATAGCACGTTCTGTCCATGACCTCACGGCCGCGGCCTGGTTCGGTGGTTCCCTGATGGGTGCCGTTGGCCTGAACGGCGCGGCCGCAGCGGCTAAGGATCCGACCGAGCGGACGCGGTTGTCCGCCCTCGGCTGGAAGAAATGGGCCCCCGTACAGGCCGGGGCAATCGGCCTGCACTTCCTGGCCGGGCTTGCACTGGTCGGCGACAACAAGACACGGGTGTCCCAGCAGGAGGGAGTCGGCCCCCTCACCGTCTACAAGACAGCGGTCACCGTGCTTGCTGCCGTGGTTACGCTCTATTCCGGCATCCTGGGCGGCAAGGTCGGGGCGATGGCAGAGCAGGGCAGCCAGGGGGCCACGGAGCCCCATGAAGGCGCCTCCAAGGAACTGAAGTCCGCCCAGCGCCAGCTGAAAATCCTGCAGTGGAGCATCCCGGCCCTTTCCGGTGCCGTGATTGTGATGGGTGCCCAGCACGGTGAAATGCAACGCCCGGCCAATGTCCTCAAGGGACTGAAAAAGAAGTAA
- a CDS encoding glutamate--cysteine ligase → MGAEVTSRTFSRAQRTAYRQRLLENLDHFAHFLSTAQFADTASIGLELELNLTNRDFSPALRNTAVLERIADPAFQTEIGAFNIEMNHPAMSVGQFGLKELEDSLRMQLNRADERAAQEAADIMMVGILPTLTPRFMDGWDWLSSGQRYAALNTSVLQARGEDVLLDLSGPEPLSFYAQNIAPEAACTSVQLHLEVSPDQFAPAWNAAQMIAAPQVALAANSPIFMEHVLWHETRIELFKQAIDTRPPEMRNQGVRPRVWFGERWITSIFDLFEENVRYFPALLPELSGNGSETTPFGAPLLPELRLHNGTVYRWNRPIYDPGSGGTPNLRLENRVLPAGPSVLDVVANAAFYYGLVEYLRTSDRPLWSRIAFKTASDNFLNCARHGLEASVYWPGIGEIPVAELILRHLIPQAAEGLRELKVDSSLIDRYLGVVAERARTEQNGAAWQISTLRRLEASGLQRPAALGELSRLYWENMHTNAAVHSWPLG, encoded by the coding sequence ATGGGTGCAGAAGTCACGAGCCGGACTTTCAGCCGCGCGCAGCGTACGGCCTACCGGCAGCGCCTGCTGGAAAACCTCGATCACTTCGCTCATTTCCTGTCCACCGCGCAGTTTGCGGACACGGCCAGCATCGGCCTGGAACTTGAGCTGAACCTGACCAACCGGGACTTCTCCCCTGCCCTGCGCAACACGGCTGTCCTCGAGCGGATCGCCGATCCGGCCTTCCAGACCGAGATCGGTGCCTTCAACATTGAAATGAACCACCCCGCAATGTCGGTGGGCCAGTTCGGGCTGAAGGAACTCGAGGACAGCCTGCGGATGCAGCTGAACAGAGCGGACGAGCGGGCGGCACAGGAAGCTGCGGACATCATGATGGTGGGAATCCTCCCCACCCTGACCCCCCGCTTCATGGACGGCTGGGACTGGCTCAGCAGCGGCCAGCGCTATGCCGCCCTGAATACTTCCGTCCTCCAGGCCCGGGGAGAGGACGTCCTCCTCGATCTGTCTGGACCGGAGCCCCTGTCCTTCTACGCCCAGAACATCGCGCCGGAGGCCGCGTGCACGTCGGTCCAGCTGCATCTGGAAGTCTCACCCGATCAGTTCGCGCCTGCCTGGAACGCTGCGCAGATGATCGCCGCACCGCAGGTGGCCCTCGCTGCCAATTCACCCATTTTCATGGAGCATGTGCTCTGGCACGAGACCCGGATCGAACTCTTCAAGCAGGCCATTGACACCCGCCCGCCGGAAATGCGCAATCAGGGCGTGCGCCCGCGCGTCTGGTTCGGGGAACGCTGGATCACCTCGATCTTTGATCTCTTCGAGGAGAACGTACGCTACTTTCCCGCACTGCTTCCGGAACTTTCGGGCAACGGCTCGGAAACCACCCCGTTCGGCGCTCCGCTGCTGCCTGAGCTGCGCCTCCACAACGGCACGGTCTACCGCTGGAACCGTCCCATCTATGACCCGGGCAGCGGCGGGACACCCAACCTGCGACTGGAGAACCGGGTCCTGCCGGCCGGCCCGTCCGTCCTGGACGTGGTCGCCAACGCAGCGTTCTACTACGGTCTCGTGGAGTACCTCCGCACCTCCGACCGCCCCCTGTGGAGCCGCATTGCCTTCAAGACAGCATCGGACAACTTCCTCAACTGCGCCCGCCACGGACTGGAAGCTTCCGTCTACTGGCCGGGCATCGGCGAGATCCCGGTGGCGGAACTGATCCTGCGCCACCTCATTCCGCAGGCTGCGGAAGGGCTCAGGGAATTGAAGGTGGATTCGTCCCTGATTGACCGCTATCTGGGTGTCGTGGCGGAGCGTGCGCGCACCGAGCAGAACGGGGCTGCCTGGCAGATCTCCACACTGCGCCGGCTGGAAGCCTCCGGACTGCAGCGTCCGGCGGCCCTGGGTGAGCTCTCACGGCTCTATTGGGAGAACATGCACACCAATGCGGCCGTGCATTCCTGGCCCCTCGGCTGA
- a CDS encoding DUF3618 domain-containing protein produces the protein MSENPDEIRADIEATRRRLGTNVDAVADKVTPSHIVQRQTDKMKDKVFGVKDKVMGVADSMGNSASNTGSNISGSVSDMGGSVSDGMSAAGSAVQGAPAKLAGQAQGNPVAAGLIAFGAGLLAATLIPASNKERVAADNLKTAAQPMTDELAGAAKEMAEGLKEPAQEAVENIKATATDAAQNVKSEGQAAASDVKDSASDAPQNVKNA, from the coding sequence ATGAGTGAAAACCCGGATGAGATCCGCGCCGACATCGAAGCAACCCGCCGGCGCCTCGGCACCAATGTGGACGCAGTGGCGGACAAAGTAACTCCCTCCCACATCGTCCAGCGCCAGACGGACAAGATGAAGGACAAGGTATTCGGAGTAAAGGACAAGGTGATGGGTGTGGCCGATTCAATGGGTAACAGCGCAAGCAACACCGGTAGCAACATCAGCGGCAGCGTGTCCGACATGGGCGGCAGCGTCTCCGACGGCATGTCCGCCGCGGGCTCGGCTGTCCAGGGCGCACCGGCCAAGCTGGCCGGCCAGGCACAGGGCAACCCCGTTGCCGCCGGCCTGATTGCCTTCGGCGCCGGTTTGCTCGCAGCAACCCTGATCCCCGCCAGCAACAAGGAACGCGTTGCTGCGGACAACCTCAAGACCGCTGCTCAGCCGATGACGGATGAGCTGGCCGGAGCCGCCAAGGAAATGGCCGAGGGGCTCAAGGAGCCGGCGCAGGAAGCGGTTGAGAACATCAAGGCCACCGCCACCGACGCCGCGCAGAACGTGAAGTCCGAGGGCCAGGCTGCGGCCTCCGACGTCAAGGACTCCGCTTCGGACGCTCCCCAGAACGTGAAGAACGCATAA
- a CDS encoding Gfo/Idh/MocA family protein, which yields MTAVQHIPTPPCVQPGAPSPVQSTGRTLRWGVVATGNIAERVTEDIARLEDAVLQAVSSRRQASAEDFAARFGFASSYYDADDIPGYDHLFADPDVDIVYVASPHAQHYRIARRALEAGKHVLCEKSLTINAREAEDLIELARSRNLFLMEAVWTRFLPCINRIWELIASGELGDINWVQADLGFPAAYDPANRLWDPAAGGGALLDLTVYPLTFALGALGYPETVHAVGSINPDGVDAQNALTLGYANGGLAQLTSSLVSSSPRTAVISGSKGWLRTGSPLHNPVELTIVPQAGETRVERFPQVGNGYTYELREVTRCIQAGLVESPTMTWADSLRTMRLFDAVRAQMGVLYTNDEAPVPR from the coding sequence ATGACTGCCGTTCAACACATTCCCACCCCGCCCTGTGTACAGCCGGGGGCGCCGAGCCCCGTACAGTCCACGGGCCGGACCCTCCGCTGGGGCGTAGTCGCCACCGGAAACATTGCCGAGCGTGTCACTGAAGACATCGCCCGGCTCGAAGACGCCGTTCTGCAGGCCGTCAGCTCCCGCCGGCAGGCCAGCGCAGAGGATTTCGCGGCCCGCTTCGGTTTTGCCAGCAGCTACTACGATGCCGATGACATTCCGGGCTACGACCACCTCTTTGCCGACCCCGACGTCGACATTGTCTACGTAGCTTCTCCGCATGCCCAGCACTACCGGATTGCCCGGCGCGCACTGGAGGCCGGCAAGCACGTGCTGTGCGAAAAGTCGCTCACCATCAATGCCCGCGAGGCCGAGGACCTGATCGAACTGGCCCGGTCCCGGAACCTGTTCCTCATGGAAGCGGTCTGGACACGGTTCCTGCCCTGCATCAACCGCATCTGGGAACTGATTGCCTCGGGCGAACTCGGGGACATCAACTGGGTCCAGGCCGACCTGGGCTTCCCGGCGGCCTATGACCCGGCCAACAGGCTCTGGGACCCGGCCGCCGGCGGCGGAGCGCTGCTGGACCTCACGGTCTACCCGCTGACCTTTGCCCTCGGCGCACTCGGTTATCCCGAGACCGTGCACGCGGTAGGCAGTATCAATCCCGACGGCGTGGACGCCCAGAACGCGCTGACGCTGGGATACGCCAACGGCGGCCTGGCGCAGCTGACCTCTTCCCTGGTCTCCTCCTCCCCGCGGACCGCCGTCATTTCCGGCAGCAAGGGATGGCTCCGCACCGGGTCACCCCTGCACAACCCGGTGGAACTGACCATCGTTCCGCAGGCCGGAGAAACCCGGGTGGAGCGCTTCCCGCAGGTCGGCAACGGCTATACCTACGAACTGCGGGAAGTAACCCGCTGCATCCAGGCGGGCCTGGTCGAAAGCCCCACCATGACCTGGGCGGATTCCCTGCGGACCATGCGGCTCTTTGACGCCGTAAGGGCGCAGATGGGTGTGTTGTACACCAATGACGAAGCACCCGTTCCCCGCTGA